The DNA region GGAAGGGAAGGACAAAGAAACGCGTTGTATTATAGCACAGGGGCCATCCATGGCAAGCAGTGTTGATTAAAAAATAGTGAGGCTGGAAACTACTTCCATGCATACACCcctgccttcctttcctttctctccttcctctcctagTTAGCTGGTTCCCTAGAAGttggagggagagaagagagcaTCAGGTCACTGCAGCTTTTGCAAAATGATAGGCTTGTAGTTGAAGAAAGTATTTGTAACTATCAAGGCTTAGCCTGCACTTCCTTATGAAAGCTAGTATTCGCAAAGTCTGATTCTTGGTAGTAAAAGAAAAACCCCCTCCTGCTGACTATCTCCAGACCCTAGAGTATTTTTCAGACAGATCTTCTCACTGCTTCTTAACTCCTCCAACATTCAGGTTGGTCTTTGTTGCAGCAAGCTAAGTGGTAGTGGCTGGGAGTGTAGTGAAGGAATTAAGATTATATGGGAGGTCTTGGAAGATGGATGTCTCACTGGGGCTGCATTCAGAACTGTTGTGCAAGCATGTCTGTATTTGTGCACGCTCATATCCCTCTGCCCGGTGTGTAGGTGGTTTAGGGAAGACTTACTTTATGCCTCTGCATTGCTACTGCATTGGGACTGCAGAAACTTCAGGTACACTAGGGCAGTCAATCCTGTTTTCAAATGGCCTTGTGCAGTGCCTGTTAATTAATCCAGTCACATTCCCTAGCCACCTGTGCCTGCAAGACCAGGGAGGGAGGGTAATTTGGAAAATAACTATAgtttaatatttggaaatatctgCATGACCCACCTAGGTTAAGCCTTCTTGAAGCTGGCTCAACGAAACTGGTTCTTTGATGCTGCTTTTGAGTCCTTTGTTGAAATGCCTCCTCCCTCAATTGAGTTCACTCACCACTTGGTCATTCTCAGTGGGAAAAGTCAAAATCTAAGTGGGTTGGGATAGGTGACATATAAAGGCACCACTGTACCTTGCTTGCAACCCCCGTGGGACTAGGAGAAGGTATCTGGTTTGCCAGTAGTGGCAGGATCCTTCAGGCTGAAAGTTTGTTCGTATCTCTTCAGGAACCCTCCCTGTATACTGTCAAAGCCATCCTGATTCTGGACAATGATGGAGATCGACTTTTTGCCAAGGTGAGATTCCCTTCTATGCTTGTTCAGGAGTAGGACAAagacttatttttatttggattgaTCCTACCAACTTTTATTCACTGAtactataattttgaaaattcttcCACCTTACCTTGTCCATTCCAGATAAAACCTGAGCTGCTTCTGTCCCTTAGTTGCCCTGCTTCCCACTTACCACCCTCAGACCTTATCAGCATTAAAGcaggaaaaaacttcagagccttgCTTCTTGCAGAAGCAGTGCCTAGATATGAGAAGCAGTCAGCCCATCCCATCActttttgtcccctttcctcttacCTCATCACACTGCCAGGAACATCCCTTGTAGGTCTAGGGTTCCAGCCCTGGGTCTTTAGTTACCACCAAGCTTGTTGTCTGACTTCTCCAGTGTGACATTTCTAACTTTGGGTTTattgaaagagaagagaaaggacaccCCTTGTCTCTCCCTCCATATTCTCCCCCTCCTGTAGAAATTTCTTCTGTCCCTGGTGTATTAACTCCGGGCGAGCATAGCATAAATCAATCAGCAGGTAGAGATTAGTTTAGAATTCACCAGCTGTTCCTCCCTGTAATTGGATGTAACTATGCAGGATACCTTTTGAAACAGTTATCCAGTTACTAAATGCCAGACCTGTCATAGGTCCTCAGCTGACTGCGACAGATTAGCCCCTAAAGAGCAGAGCGATTTAGCAGCCTGCCTCTCCACCCCCTTGCCAGGGTGAGCTTGGGAGTGGGCTCAGCAATGTGCTGGCTTGCTTCCTGCTTCTTTCAGTTTGTACAAAGGAAAGCTAAGGTATAAGAGAGCCCAGAGCAGGGTCTGCTGTTCTTTGGAGGAGGTTTTTGCAGCCTTTTCCCATTGCTCAACTTCATACTGCGAATGAAGTCTGAGAGGAATATTCTGAGCATCTAGTGCCTTTTTTGTCCACTGATACTGCTCCTCGACAGGGTAGCTCCTAGGAGGCACTTTCCGAGCATCATCTCAGAAGAGCTCTCCCAGAGTGTAGACAGGGATAGAGTCTCATGATGAGGCTCATAGGCTTCAGTCCTCACACCGTTTTAGAAATATGAGGAGGGGTTGCTCACAGAAgggacattaaaaaatttttttgtattagaTTACTCACTGTTCATTTCCTGCCTCTACAGTCCGTCTTCCATTTCCCTGCCAATATTTCTCCTTCCTCCTGTGCCTTGAAGGAGAGAAATTCAAGATCCCAGGGCAAAACATAGTCACTAATCATTCTGGGCTTCCAGCTTTAATGATCcaactccttctcctttccttctgacaGTACTATGACGACACCTATCCCAGTGTCAAGGAGCAAAAGACCTTTGAGAAGAACATTTTCAACAAGACCCATCGGACTGACAGTAGGTCGTTTTCCTTTCACTACTCCCTGTGTCAGGGTAGCCGTGGTGAGAAGGGGGTGGCAGTAGGACTACAGAGAAAGGGTCAAATGACTCtgcctcctttttctctctttttcctcctccccTCATATAATAAACTCTTCAGAAATGTAATGGGGAGGTGAGTGTACCTCACACGGGAATACCGTGCTGGAAGGTTGGCTGTTAGCTACCTGTCTAGTCCCTGGATTTATGAGCCTCACTTGACAAATTTAACTGCAGCTCTGCTTATTGTACCGCATCCATTAGGGCAGGTAAATGGAAGTCTGTAAAGGTGACCGCTCTGCATTTTCACCTCCGAAGGATCGACTAGTATCCTGTCTTAATACAAGGAGGGGAGTAAGGGGTAGTGGCAGGGGGTTAGGGAAAAAGATACATTTAAACTCCCCCAACTTTATATTTCCCTTCTTTTGCtacctccagaaaagaaaaagcagctcCCCTTCAATCTTTGGGGATCATTACAACCTGCCTTATTGCAACCCAAAAGAGCTGGATACTAGGAGTCCATGGTGACTCCTCCTTCCTTATCTCAGGATACCCgctgtttccatttttcttccctaGGTGAAATTGCCCTTTTGGAAGGCCTAACAGTGGTATATAAAAGCAGTATCGATCTCTATTTCTATGTGATTGGCAGCTCCTATGAAAATGAGGTGAGAATCCCTACCCTCTCTGATCCCACTTCCTAAACCACAGGCAGGATGCAACCACTGGTTCTGGTCTCTAGGCATGTTTCATCCCTCTGGCTTCTGACTGGGCTAGTAAGGGTGTCAGAGATCCCTTTGTGCCAGCCTCACAAACACGACTCAGCAAACGAGTCAGCCTAGAAAGgaagtttatttcctttatttccatgtgggagacactGTATATGTTTTCATTCATAGTAACATAATATCAGTGGCCCTCCCTAGAtgatagatcttttttttttcccttgaggtGTGGTCCAGGTTGAGGGGGAGATGCCTGCTGTTGCTGTGAAGGGTTTGCACCTGACCTAGTCTGGATCAATTAGCCAACATCCTAATTGACCCTAATTGAATGTGTGAAGCCATACATTCTGAATGGGTCACTCACTTGGGGAGGCTGTGAGTGTAGTCCTAACCAGTTTCCTATGTACAGGAAAAACTGTTTACCTCAGGTAGCAACGTCCGGGGGAGTGGGTAAGTGAAAATAAGCCTTCCTACTCCCAGAAAAATTGAGGCAAAAGTAAAAGTTTGAGAGAACGAATTGTTATCGAGCTCTCATTATTGCTGTACATTAACATTGTTATTCAGACCTTGCAACATTTCTATGGTCTTGCAACATTTCTGTGGGTACTAATGTAGACATTAGTAattttgttttacagatgaggaaactgatctACGAGGAACCATATGAAATAACTTGTATTTGACCATTGCTGAATTACAGAAGTGTCAGTTTCATATAGTACAACCTAACAACCTTACCAGAGTCACATGTCTAGTAAATAACTCACTGGGATTCAAGCCCActtctgtctgactccaaagcccatgctctttcCACTCACTCTGCTACCTTCCTCTGACCTCAGCTATTGATTGGTTAATGACTTTTCTACCTAAGACATCAGGTAACACATACACAGTTGATAAAGACATGTAGCGGACTATGACACAAAAgttctgtttgaacattctggaCAAAAGAGACTTCAAATTGTGGGGATCATGTAGCaaaatttatttctgtgagaATGTACAGGTCCTTTTCCTATCTTGCTCTCACTTTCACCTTATGCTTTTGGTTCTTTGTGAAAGTCTGTCTTTTGATGCTCAATGAATTAGAGGATTTTGTTTCCAGGTAGTAGCCACCAGAGCCTTAtccttctgcttcctttgtcCCTCAACAGCTGATGCTCATGGCTGTTTTGAATTGCCTCTTCGACTCATTGAGCCAGATGCTAAGGTGAGCACACCATTCTTGATGTTGGT from Tamandua tetradactyla isolate mTamTet1 chromosome 7, mTamTet1.pri, whole genome shotgun sequence includes:
- the COPZ1 gene encoding coatomer subunit zeta-1; translation: MEALILEPSLYTVKAILILDNDGDRLFAKYYDDTYPSVKEQKTFEKNIFNKTHRTDSEIALLEGLTVVYKSSIDLYFYVIGSSYENELMLMAVLNCLFDSLSQMLRKNVEKRALLENMEGLFLAVDEIVDGGVILESDPQQVVHRVALRGEDVPLTEQTVSQVLQSAKEQIKWSLLR